Below is a genomic region from Streptomyces sp. NBC_00461.
CACACCGGGTCCGGCTACACCAAGAACGGCCCGGAGGGCTCGACCGGCGACGTGTCGAAGTTCTACACCTCCGGCGGCTACGACGTGGGCGGTCTGCGCACCGGTTCGGACGTCACGCTCGACTTCGGCGTGGACGTCCCCGAGGACGGAACCTACGACCTGAGCACCTTCGCCAACTCCCTCAACACCTTCGACAAGGTCAAGGAACAGGGGCCCACCAACGTCTTCCTGCGGGTGGACGGCAAGGCTGACAGCGAGCAGGAGCTGTACCTGCCGCTCGGCTACAAGTGGGTGGTGTGGGACCACACCGACACCAAGGTCCACCTCACCAAGGGGAAGCACACCCTGACGCTCGCCGCGAAGAGCCTGGACGGCAAGAGCGCCACCAAGGGCGACGCCATCGTCGACCGCCTCACCCTGTCCTTGCCGAAGGCGTCGGCGGCCACCGAGGTCTACGAGGGTGAACTGGCCTGGACGGGTGGTGGCGCACGGCCCGTCTACGACCTGCCGAAGGGCACCGCAACCCCCGCCACCGGCTCGGGCGCGGTCCGGCTCGCAAGGAACCAGACGGCCACGTTCTGGGTCTACTCCCCCGCCGACCGGGAGGCCACCCTCCAAGTCGACACCCTCGGCGGCGCGGACGCTCGGTTGTCCGTCAACGGTCACGACGTCCTGCACGTGACCAAGGGCCGGCACAAGGTGGCCGTCTCCCTCTCGGGCGGTGTCAACAAGGTGACGGTGACCGGTGGTTCGGCTCGTGGTTCGGCCGCAACCCTTGTCGATCGTCTGACGGTCACGCCCACCGACGGCACGCTCAAGGGGCGTGTCTACGAGGCGCAGGATGCCAAGCTCGCGGGCTCGGCCACGCTGACCCCGCTGTCCCTGGCCACCGACGGCACAGCCATCACCGGGATCGGCGGTGACCCGGGCAACGGCAACACGGCGACGTTCACGGTCGCCGCGGACACGGCCGGCCTGTACGCGCTGCGCATCCGCTACTCCAACCCCGAACAGTCCGAAGCCACCCACTACAACCCGGACCCACTCGCCCGCCACGCCGACATCGCTGTGGGTGGCGGCGAGACGCAGCGGGTCAGCTTCCCCCACACCTTCCACCAGAACAACTTCTGGGAGCTGACCGTCCCCGTCCGCCTCAAGAAGGGCTCGAACACGATCACCTTCCGCTCCGAGGAACTGCCGAACTTCGACGGCACCACCTACGCCTCGGACACCTTCCCCGGCGTGCTGCTCCGCTCCCGCTTCGCACCACTGATCGACCGGATCACCGTCGCACCGTACGCGCGGGAGACGCGGGACACCCAGGATGCCCGGGAGACACGATGAGGTAATGGCCGCCGGCGGCAAGCTCGCACCCACTGCGTCGCCGGTAGCTACAAGCAGAGCCTCGCGCCCGGGTCCGTCACACGGCGGACCCGGGCGCTTTGTCATTCGAGGCAGGCTCCGGCCCCGGCCCCGTGAAGGCCGTCAGGCGCAACCGGCGTACGGGCTGCCCGGTCGGGACCTGTCGCTGATGAGCGGGGTGATCCTGCCTCCCCTGGCGCCGTCGTGGTTCCCGGACGCCACCACCCTGGGCCTTCGCCGCCGCTGGAGTCTGGCCCTGCCCATGCTGCTCATCACCGGCTCGTACGCCCTCGCTGGGCTGGACGGCAACACGACCGCGGTCGTCAGCTCTCTGGTGTCTTTGCTGTGAGTCGGCCTCAATGAGGAGGTCCACAGCCGCGGCCTCGTGCAGCGGGCCCTCACCCCCCTCGGCCCGCTGCGCACGGCGATCGGCGTCGGCGTCCTCTTCGGTGCCGGGCACCTGCAGAACTACCTGTTCTTCGGCGCCCCGTTGGACGACACCCTGTGGCAGATGCTCTCCGCCGGACTGTTCGGCTTCACCTGCGCCTGCCTGCGCCTCGCGATCGGCTCCGTCTGACCCATGGTGGCCGTCCACGGGCTCGACGACTTCTTCCAGATCCACTCCCCCGGCGCCGCCCCGGACGAGTTACAGGTGGCGTATACCTCTTCCATGCCGCCTACGGCTGGTGGCTACTGCGCCACTACGGCGACAAAGACGTCCTCGCGCGATACGGCACCGCCCACGCGGAAGACGACGAGCGCCCCGAACAGGCCGGGGCACTCGACTGACGTATCACCACAGCACCAACGCGCCAACGCACCACTGCAGCGCGGCAATTGCCGCCGAGGCGAGTGGCCGCGTGCCGAGGCTTCCGGGGAGAACACCATGCGTCAATTACAGATTGACGGCCGCGGATCGTCAATCTAAGATTGACGCATGAGCCCACTCAACATCAGCCTCAATGACCTGATCGCCCGTCTCGACGAGGAGCTCCCCGACGCCAACAACCTGGCTCGCATCAGCGAGGCACACCTACGGGCCCAGACCCTGTCCGACCTCGGTGACCAGCTCGTCGGCCACTACGTCGGCAAGGCCAAGGAGGCCGGTGCGTCGTGGAGCGAGATCGGCGACGCCATCGGAGTGTCCAAACAGGCCGCCCAGCAACGGCATGCGCCCGCCCCGTTCGAGCGGTACACCAACCTGAACCGGCACAGCATCGTGCTCGCGCAGGAGGCCGCCCGAACCCACAAGCACGACTTCATCGGCACCGAACACATCCTGCTCGGCCTGCTCGGCGAACCGCAGGGCCTGGCGTACGAGGTACTGACGGCGAAAACCGAGTCGGAGCAACGCGTCCGCGACGCGATCGAGGAAGCGCTGCCGCCGGCCGGGCAGAAAGCGCCGCGGGGTCACATCGCGTTCCGACCGGAGAGCAAGAAGGCCATCGAGCAGGCACTCCGCGCGTCGGCCGAGCTGGGCCACGACTGGGTCGGCACGGAACACTCGCTGCTGGGCCTGATCCGTACAGAGGAGAGCCCCGCCGCCCAGATCCTGCGCGACCTCGGCTTCACGTCGGACGAGTTGCACAAGACCGTCAAGACCGCGATCACCAAACGGTTGGCCGCGCGGGACAAGCAGTAACGAAACGCCTCGTCACCGGGACGGTTGTTCGTCGTGCGCGGTCAGGACCGGGGAGGGTTGCGGCACAGGCAGAACGGGTGCCCGGCCGGGTCGACGTAGACCTGCCAGCCGTAGCCGGACTCGCCGACGAAGCTCTTCTGGAGGGTGGCGCCCAGCTTGGTCACGCGGCGATGCTCGGGTTCGAACTCGTCCACTTCGAAGTCGAGGTGGAACTGCTGCGGATGCTCCTGGCCCGGCCAGCTGGGCCGCTTGTAGTTCTCCACCCGCTGAAACGACAGCTCGACGCCGTCATTGCGCAGGTTGACCCAATCCTTGGTGCTGATACCGGTGTTGATCTCCCAGCCCAGCAGCTCGGCGTAGAACTCGGCCAGCTTCCAGGGGTCAGGGCAGTCAAGGATGACGTCGGTGAACGTCAGCATCCGATCATCATAAGGAGCGGCGCCGGACGTCCGCGACACATTAGTCGGCACCGCGATTCGAGCCCGAGGGCCCGAGGGCACTGGCCCGACGCACCGACTCCGGCCCGATTTCCGCGGTGCGCTCGGCCTCGCCGTATGCGGCCAGGAAGTCGACCGTCGGGTCGAGCACCTCGGGCACGAACGCCCGGACGAGAACCCGCCGTACGGACGGCGGACTCCTCGTCCCGTCAGTCGCCGCTCGTCACTGCGACCCCGCGGCCACGAGCGTCGCGGTGATGGGTTCGAGCTCGGCGACCAGCTCGTCCAGCTCGGCGGGAGACAGGGCGTCGTACGGCGGGGCGGCGAGCTCGTCGGTAAGGGCTTCGATGCGTTGCTTGGTCTCGCGGCCCGCGTCGGTGAACCTGCCATCGGTGTCGACGAGCCCGCGCTCGCGCAGACCGCCCATGACCGCGGCCAGCCGCTCCTTCGGCAGGTGATGGACGCGCCCGAACGACTCCGGCGGGTGAATGCCCTGCTCCAGCGCGGACAGCACGTGGGCCTCCGTTCCGCCGATGCGCGCACCGACGAGAGCGGCGACGTGCCCGTCACCGCGGTGCTCGCGCAGCATGGTCGCGGAATGCCACAACCGGGCGACCGGGTCGCTCGGCACCGGAAGGGTGCGCATCCCGGCGTACATCACCCGACCTTCCGTGGACGCGTTCGTCGCGGCTTTGGTGGTCAGGTCGGCCGCACGCACCAGGCCCGGGGAATCGGCCAGCTTCTCGCCGAGGATCCGCCGTAGGGAGGCCGCACTGCCCCGCTCCCGCGCCGCGACGGACGCCTCGGGCGGGATCGTCTCCCAGGCGCTCGGGATGTGCCGCGCGGCCTCCCCGTCGGCGAAGCTGTAGAAGGCCGCGTGCACGACCTGCGCCGGCACCCGCCCCAGCGGCGCGGCGCGGCTGGCGAAGTAGCCGTCCCAGTAGGTGCGGTGGCCGAGCGCGGCCAGCTCCTCGTTGCACTCGTCGGCCATGTAGGTGACCAAGCAGATCGGCTCCAAGAGCTCGTACATGCGGCGGGGAGTGTGAGTCATGGACTACATCATGCCTGCGGTCACGCCCCGTGGAGCGGTGCCGGCCGAAGTCGAAGCCCCGGTCCTCCCGGAGCTCGTCCTACCGGCAACTCGCATATCCACAGCGGGATATGAGCAACAGAGCCCCCTGCTATGGTGCGCCGATGTCATCGATCAAGCAGTTCCAAGTCACCTTCGACTGCGCACAACCCGAACGCGTCGCTCGCTTCTGGTGCGAGGTGTTGGGGTACGTCGTGCCGCCGCCACCGGAGGGGTTTGCCACTTGGGACGATTACAATCGCTCGCTGCCGCCCGAGCGTCAGGA
It encodes:
- a CDS encoding Clp protease N-terminal domain-containing protein gives rise to the protein MSPLNISLNDLIARLDEELPDANNLARISEAHLRAQTLSDLGDQLVGHYVGKAKEAGASWSEIGDAIGVSKQAAQQRHAPAPFERYTNLNRHSIVLAQEAARTHKHDFIGTEHILLGLLGEPQGLAYEVLTAKTESEQRVRDAIEEALPPAGQKAPRGHIAFRPESKKAIEQALRASAELGHDWVGTEHSLLGLIRTEESPAAQILRDLGFTSDELHKTVKTAITKRLAARDKQ
- a CDS encoding VOC family protein, with the translated sequence MLTFTDVILDCPDPWKLAEFYAELLGWEINTGISTKDWVNLRNDGVELSFQRVENYKRPSWPGQEHPQQFHLDFEVDEFEPEHRRVTKLGATLQKSFVGESGYGWQVYVDPAGHPFCLCRNPPRS
- a CDS encoding SCO6745 family protein; this encodes MTHTPRRMYELLEPICLVTYMADECNEELAALGHRTYWDGYFASRAAPLGRVPAQVVHAAFYSFADGEAARHIPSAWETIPPEASVAARERGSAASLRRILGEKLADSPGLVRAADLTTKAATNASTEGRVMYAGMRTLPVPSDPVARLWHSATMLREHRGDGHVAALVGARIGGTEAHVLSALEQGIHPPESFGRVHHLPKERLAAVMGGLRERGLVDTDGRFTDAGRETKQRIEALTDELAAPPYDALSPAELDELVAELEPITATLVAAGSQ